CATTATTCACATACGACTTTccaacctatgctagagtctaggaaatgccaatacaattttcatactaatagGGTAGAATTGACATGAGTCACATGCAAGGGCAAAACTAAGAATTTTTTAACGGGTGTGCTGGCTAAagttattagcttaaaatttaatgattattttttttggtacttacaatttctatagtgtttatagaaataaaagtaaacattaaatcatataaaccaaGCTGTTCATAGCTCCATAgactaattttcaataagcTTTAACATAAACCAAATAGGATTTAATACCATAGTGGCTTTGTACTTGTTTATGTTCctcttatcaataaaatactatCGCTCTTTAtcaaaaacaataaacaaatacatattaaatgcaactgaaaaatacatatgatCAGAATGAAAATATGTTCAATAACATAACTGAAAGTGAACCTATTTTAATGTGTATTTTTATTGCTTCCCTCCAActgaattatttattattattattttgttaaagggACTTTTTTGGGCTTTAATAAGTTAATATATACTGCGCTAATTGGCGGactcatgaatttttttgcgGAGGTGCAATTTTGAAAGGCTAAAAGTATTTgtggattgaacatctaaggctTTTTACCTAGATTGACCATAGgtcccttcatgcattcataccatacatgaaaaattgttttgtgtaaaaatattgaccaagtatgaaaaataatttttcggaataatcattttctcaagatattttttggcggcttttatttcttacacatcaaataagaaaacttgattttataggattttagtatgaagtatatgttgacttaatgagccatcatttttagcctaaatcgtattttgcaccagaactaatttttcatattttaatttgatgggaatttgattttttagtatttttatttgaatccaaatggatACTTGGTCATATGACTAGTTTACCTCGTTCTCAATCATGATGGATTATAACGGATGTACTAATTCTCTATAGAAATGGCATTTTCTGTAGTGAATACTGTGATAACTTGATTGAATTGATTACACAAAGAACAAATTAGATAGCGCAGAAGATAATGATAACATGATTGAATTGATTACACAAAtacatatttaaataatttttatttaaaaaagttGTATTAGCAATGCATCTAGAGCTACACTGTGTCCACATCCATGAATTCTGAATCATTTCCCATGGCCTCCAAGGTCTCAGCCAAAAGACAAGCTTCAATATCAATACTGCCTTCTTCAACCCCAGCAAACACTGTAATCTTCCCATGTGACTTATTCTCAACACCGTTTCTCACCCCAACTGGCCTTTCCCAACCAAAGTCATTGCCATTCACATTGAACCTCGGCGAGCTGCTTGTGACTAAAGCATTAGCAGCCATATTGTCTTCTGTAAGCAACTTGGGCTCTTGCACCCAACACTCCAAGAAGCTTCTCAGTTTCTCTTCTGTTTGCAAAGCCACCATGTTGTTCATTTCCCAAGCCACAAAACCAAGCCCACGTTCCAGAACCTCCCCAGCTTTCATGGTCACTGTCCTTGACTATAATTGCAAgagaaagaaactaaaaatcaaGCAGCTAGACTGGCCGTGAACTCTGCGTCGTGTGCCAAAGCTTGTAGTGTCTGAGGCAAAAGGCAAGCTTCAAAATCAATACTTCCATCTTCAGCCCCAGGAAACACAGTCAACTTCCCATCAAATTTGTTCCCAACGCCACTTCGAACAGCCAGAGGCCGTCCCCAACCAAAGTCGTTGCCAAACACATTGAACCGCGGTGAGCTTCCTGTCAACAAAGAGTTGCTTGCCAAGCCATCAAGCTTTGGCACTTTAGGATCTTTTATCCAACCCTCCAACAGCTTCCTTACATCTTGTTCTGTTTGTGAAGAAATCGTCTTGTTCATTTCCCAAGCCGCCCAGCCTAGTCCGCGCTCAAGCAACTCGCCTACTGTGGATGTTACTATGCCGAATAGAACAGCATTTCCAAGGTATTGGTCTGGCAATGGTGGCTGTAATCTCTGCCTCATGCCCACTAACACTTTGTACTGGGTCTCTTGATCAGTTTCGAGACGCTGGTTGCGGGTCACGGACACCCAAAGATGAGCCAAGAGTGCTTGAAGGGATGAGATCCTGGTGGTGCCCATTTCGGCATTGGCTTTCGCTTTGAGCTGTGCAATTTTTTGCTTGGAAAAATGGAACACTCTTTGTTGAAGAAGGGGTGCTAAAAACCTAATTTTCgggattttgttttgaaagttTGGAAGGCGAACCGGGAGATCAATGATGCCGTTGAGAAAATCGCGGCCAAAAGCAGGAGGAGGTTGCAAAATTTTGCCACAATTGGTACTACCACGTCGAGAGATTTCAGACCAAGTGTTGAAGAAATGCCAGAATGATGACCCATCAACAACAGAGTGGTTCATTGTGCAACCTATGAAAATGCCATCAACCAACTCAGTTATTTGAACTGCAAGCAGGGGTTTGGATCCACTGCCTTCGTAGTTCAAAACCCCATTCATCAGAAAGAATGAGTGAACAATGTCATCAGGAACCAAAACAGAGTCAAGGATATCGGCCACCGTGACACCATCGGCAACTGCATGGACAAACTCAGCTCCGGCGCCATTGCAGTCGACGGAGAAAGAGGTGGTGTTGTCGTCCTCATTTTCGGTAATTGCAAGACGGCCAGCAAGGGGATAGAAGATGTCTAAGGTGAGGGAGAGGGAGTGTTTTAGGTGTTCAGTCAAGCTCGTGATGGGGTCTTGCTCATAGGTGCTGGATTTTGGTTTGTGGAAGAGAAGGCCCTTTTGGATGTGATCTAATAGGATGAGCTGTAGATCCCATGGAGTTAACTCAATCCTCTGAGTAAGTTCATTGTGGAATGTGGGTTGAACAATGGTCGTGGAGATGAAGCGAATGTATCCCATCTAAGATTATTTCTCTAAATTTTAACTGGACACGCTTAACTATTGATTCTTGGCTTGGCTGCATGTAaacttatatatttatttgaacCTATTAGAATGTTATATTGTATTTTCAGATTTACTCTAACTTCACTgtaaaggaagaggaagagaaatacAAATTGACTACCATCATGAATATAACCAAAAACAAGGGAATATGCTGAAGGTAAGGAAGATATTTGGAAATGCAAAAGTAATTTTGGAATGACGAATTAGATATTTAAGTATTATAATAATTGTTGACTTCATTCCTTTGGTTATACAAAGGAAGAGCAACGAGGAGTGAAAGGTGTGCTACGATAGGAGAATTTAGAGAAAGCAACGTATCACCGCATCAATTAGtgatacttttatttaaaatttatcatgtgtcatttttaaaaataattaaaactttAGTTAACAACTGGACACAAAACCCAATTATAACcctttgaaataaaatttaaaaaaataaaaaattatatataaataaataaccgcCCACAATGATAGATCCAgtaatttttcagaaaagtGACAATATTTAAAGGATAAAAGctcataaaaaatttagactACCAAATGCccttaaattttataaatactATTGTCATTCattatttatcaaaattcatttaaattattaattaatctaatataaattaatatgcattaatctaataaaaatgcatatcaaattatcaattaaacaaacaaattaaaatgcaTACCTTGAGTTGTATGCCGTGCAACATCCTCAAGTTTACTACTGATATAAAGAGCTAAATcagaaacaaataataataaaatatattataaaaaagaaaagaaaaaagcttaaacaaaaaaatatatatatatacatgagaagaaattttttttaaagaaaaaattgaaaaaaagtgATGATATATTgcaaaaggccaaaaaagagTACAGAAAAAAGCACGTGGCTAAGCGGGCCACATGGCCAAGCAAACATAACAAAAGAAAGCAGGAGGAGACAACAATGCAACTCAAAAAGCCAAGGGATTcttttttgagatatttagtcatatacctaTTTTAGaactaaaattataaataaaccatattccgttgaatttctataaataaactcaaaaaaacccaaaaaatgatggCTGGCCctgttaaatttaattttgttataaaactagagggAAAATGTAGAGAGAAGTGATATGCTAAAGATAAAGTTTCATCATCTTTATTCTTCCTTAATCTTTGGTAGAAccacctatttataggcttacaaGATAGGATATTGAATAccatcatttacaatatacctATAGGTTACAAGcactaattacaaatacttaGTGCATAGGTTACATAAAATCCAACGGTAGAATACTAAGAGGTATGGTGGTCATCCACCAACCCATgcatttacaacactcccccttggatgTCCACCATACAATGACATAGTTCCCTCattaaaaaccttgcttggaaaacccagtgggacaaaaccgaagtgaagggaaaaagagtgaaACTTTCTTCTGGATCATTGATATGGTGTTAGATGCGCTTatgttgcctcgttaaaaccttgctaggaaaaacccagtgggacaaaaaacctagtcgaagggaaaaagagtacaacgcgCATATGTCCTACATGTAGTAGAATTgggatgctccccctgattgatatctccccctgattaatatctccccTTCTCTGAtttgagcaatacaagcaacATTGTCTTCATACATGATCGTCTATCACACTATTCGACctgtttttcacttttcaaatgATTGAAATATTTAGGAGCATCAACAACAAATTTAATAGTTAGA
Above is a genomic segment from Prunus dulcis chromosome 7, ALMONDv2, whole genome shotgun sequence containing:
- the LOC117635037 gene encoding uncharacterized acetyltransferase At3g50280-like — encoded protein: MGYIRFISTTIVQPTFHNELTQRIELTPWDLQLILLDHIQKGLLFHKPKSSTYEQDPITSLTEHLKHSLSLTLDIFYPLAGRLAITENEDDNTTSFSVDCNGAGAEFVHAVADGVTVADILDSVLVPDDIVHSFFLMNGVLNYEGSGSKPLLAVQITELVDGIFIGCTMNHSVVDGSSFWHFFNTWSEISRRGSTNCGKILQPPPAFGRDFLNGIIDLPVRLPNFQNKIPKIRFLAPLLQQRVFHFSKQKIAQLKAKANAEMGTTRISSLQALLAHLWVSVTRNQRLETDQETQYKVLVGMRQRLQPPLPDQYLGNAVLFGISRTVTMKAGEVLERGLGFVAWEMNNMVALQTEEKLRSFLECWVQEPKLLTEDNMAANALVTSSSPRFNVNGNDFGWERPVGVRNGVENKSHGKITVFAGVEEGSIDIEACLLAETLEAMGNDSEFMDVDTV